A genomic segment from Paenibacillus sp. FSL K6-1096 encodes:
- a CDS encoding carbohydrate ABC transporter permease has protein sequence MKATLKPSRKWSAAGVYAALTVISLIMLVPFLWMLSTSFKQPQDIFTYPPQLIPPVFRFQNYVDVFTLIPFHRFYFNSVYISFIVVAGTVFFASLAGYAFAKIPFTGRNAVFLVLLSAMMIPHEVTAIPMFLFMRDLGWIDTHLPLILLPIFGASGVFGIFVMRQFFITVPTELEEAAMIDGCNRFRIYWRIMLPIARPGMATLTIFTFVTIWNEFFDPLIFINTRELMTLPLGLSLFTDEVGTAWHYLMSATVMATVPLLIVFFLAQKRFIEGVAMTGLKE, from the coding sequence GTTCCGTTCCTGTGGATGCTGTCCACATCCTTCAAACAGCCGCAGGATATTTTCACCTACCCGCCGCAGCTGATTCCGCCGGTGTTCCGGTTTCAGAACTATGTGGATGTATTTACGCTGATCCCGTTTCACCGCTTCTATTTCAACAGCGTCTATATCTCGTTTATCGTCGTGGCGGGAACGGTGTTTTTCGCTTCGCTGGCCGGTTATGCGTTTGCCAAAATCCCCTTTACAGGCAGAAATGCCGTGTTCCTGGTGCTGCTCAGCGCCATGATGATCCCGCATGAAGTAACGGCTATCCCGATGTTCCTGTTCATGCGCGATCTGGGCTGGATTGACACGCATTTGCCGCTGATTTTGCTGCCGATCTTCGGTGCAAGCGGGGTGTTCGGCATCTTCGTAATGCGGCAATTCTTCATTACCGTACCCACCGAGCTTGAGGAGGCGGCGATGATCGACGGCTGCAACCGGTTCCGCATCTACTGGCGGATTATGCTGCCGATTGCCCGTCCCGGCATGGCGACACTGACGATTTTCACGTTCGTAACCATCTGGAATGAGTTCTTCGACCCGCTTATTTTCATTAATACACGGGAGCTGATGACCTTACCGCTTGGATTATCGCTGTTTACAGATGAAGTGGGTACGGCTTGGCATTACCTGATGAGTGCCACCGTCATGGCAACCGTGCCGCTGCTGATTGTCTTCTTCCTGGCGCAGAAGCGGTTCATTGAGGGCGTGGCAATGACGGGTCTGAAGGAATAG